One region of Malania oleifera isolate guangnan ecotype guangnan chromosome 6, ASM2987363v1, whole genome shotgun sequence genomic DNA includes:
- the LOC131157609 gene encoding gamma-glutamyl peptidase 5-like yields MKIKGAGAGAGKRYALLLAAHDSEYVKKAYGGYFNVFVAAFEEDGEQWDLFRVVEGEFPQPNDLHNYDGFVISGSPFDAYANDHWVLKLCFLLQILDVMEKKILGICFGHQVLCRALGGKVGRAYSGWDIGLRKVRMARKGDLAGGRSSSFLDEVGEIPPSLSIIKCHQDEVWEVPMGAEVVAFSDKTGVEMFTLGDHILGIQGHPEYTKDILCNLIDRLLSNGSIERGFVEDAKSRLQKAEPDRKCWEKLCRRFLKGKINQPTF; encoded by the exons ATGAAGATTAAAGGAGCAGGAGCAGGAGCAGGGAAGCGGTACGCTCTTCTGCTGGCAGCGCACGACTCTGAGTATGTGAAGAAGGCGTACGGCGGATACTTCAACGTGTTTGTGGCGGCGTTTGAGGAGGATGGAGAGCAGTGGGATTTGTTCAGAGTGGTGGAAGGAGAGTTCCCCCAACCGAACGACCTTCACAACTACGACGGCTTCGTGATCAGCGGCAGCCCCTTCGACGCCTACGCCAATGACCACTGGGTCCTCAAGCTCTGCTTTCTACTCCAAATCCTCGACGTCATGGAGAAGAAAATCCTCGGGATTTGCTTCGGTCACCAG GTGCTGTGCAGGGCTCTGGGAGGAAAAGTGGGAAGGGCGTACAGTGGATGGGATATTGGGCTGAGGAAAGTGAGAATGGCGAGGAAGGGTGATCTGGCGGGTGGACGCAGTAGCAGCTTCCTGGATGAGGTGGGCGAAATTCCACCGTCGCTTTCCATCATAAAGTGCCATCAAGATGAGGTGTGGGAGGTTCCCATGGGCGCAGAAGTGGTGGCATTCTCAGATAAAACTGGAGTGGAGATGTTCACCCTGGGAGACCACATTCTTGGGATTCAAGGTCATCCTGAGTACACCAAAGACATTCTCTGCAACCTCATCGATCGTCTCCTCTCCAATGGCTCCattgag AGGGGTTTTGTGGAAGACGCCAAATCGAGACTGCAGAAAGCGGAACCGGACAGAAAGTGTTGGGAAAAGCTGTGCAGAAGATTtcttaaaggaaaaataaatCAGCCTACTTTTTAA
- the LOC131157965 gene encoding gamma-glutamyl peptidase 5-like gives MKIKAAGAGKRYALLLAAHDSEYVKKAYGGYFNVFVAAFGEDGEQWDLFRVVEGEFPQPNDLHNYDGFVISGSPFDAYANDHWVLKLCFLLQILDVMEKKILGICFGHQVLCRALGGKVGRAYSGWDIGLRKVRMARKGDLAGGRSSSFLDEVDEIPPSLSIIKCHQDEVWEVPMGAEVVAFSDKTGVEMFTLGDHILGIQGHPEYTKDILCNLIDRLLSNGSIERGFVEDAKSRLQKAEPDRKCWEKLCRRFLKRKINQPAF, from the exons ATGAAGATTAAAGCAGCAGGAGCAGGGAAGAGGTACGCTCTTCTGCTGGCAGCGCATGACTCTGAGTATGTGAAGAAGGCGTACGGCGGATACTTCAACGTGTTTGTAGCGGCGTTTGGGGAGGATGGAGAGCAGTGGGATTTGTTCAGAGTGGTGGAAGGAGAGTTCCCCCAACCGAACGACCTTCACAACTACGACGGCTTCGTGATCAGCGGCAGCCCCTTCGACGCCTACGCCAATGACCACTGGGTCCTCAAGCTCTGCTTTCTACTCCAAATCCTCGACGTCATGGAGAAGAAAATCCTCGGGATTTGCTTCGGTCACCAG GTGCTGTGCAGAGCTCTGGGAGGAAAAGTGGGAAGGGCGTACAGTGGATGGGATATTGGGCTGAGGAAAGTGAGAATGGCGAGGAAGGGTGATCTGGCGGGTGGACGCAGTAGCAGCTTCCTGGATGAGGTGGACGAAATTCCACCGTCGCTTTCCATCATAAAGTGCCATCAAGACGAGGTGTGGGAGGTTCCCATGGGCGCAGAAGTGGTGGCATTCTCAGATAAAACTGGAGTGGAGATGTTCACCCTGGGAGACCACATTCTTGGGATTCAAGGTCATCCTGAGTACACCAAAGACATTCTCTGCAACCTCATCGATCGTCTCCTCTCTAATGGCTCCATTGAG AGGGGTTTTGTGGAAGACGCCAAATCGAGACTGCAGAAAGCGGAACCGGACAGAAAGTGTTGGGAAAAGCTGTGCAGAAGAtttcttaaaagaaaaataaatcagcCTGCTTTTTAA